The genomic region CTTATGACTTCCGAATAGATTCCAATCTTTTCGCAGGCTTTTGCTTTGCTGTTAACGTAAGTAATTGAGGCCGGATTATCCCCCACCAGCACGGCGGCAAGTCCCGGAATCACTCCGGCCTGCCGAAGCCGCTCGACGCGAACCTTCAATTCATCTTTTATTTCGTCCGATATCTTCTTTCCGTCAATTAATACTGTCTCCATGACTCATAGTCCCTTTACGTCATCTTCCTTCGGGCTCTCGCCACTATAGTCAATTTTGAATCTCTCAATATGCTCCGCGCCGCCATCAGCGGTATCTATGGTCACGACCGCTCCGGAAATTTTGATATCGTTGCGGGCGCAGGCAAAACGCCTGGGCATTCCCGTCAAGAATCTCTCCAGTGACGGCGCTTTTTCCATCCCGATGATAGAGTCATGCGGCCCGGTCATCCCCACGTCTGTGATATAGGCGGTTCCTCTTTCCGACACCGTCTCATCGGCCGTCTGCACATGAGTATGCGTCCCGATTATTGCCGAGACTTTGCCGTCCAGGTAATAAGCCAGGGCCTGTTTTTCGGAGGTAACCTCGGCATGAAAATCGATAATGACAATCTCCGTCGATTCCCGGATTTTTCGCAGCTCCCGGTCGGCGGTCCGAAAAGGGCAATCAATCTCCTTCATATATGTTCGCCCCATGAGATTCAAAATTGCCAGTTTCGTTCCATTGATATCGTCAATGAGAAAGCCGTTGCCCGGAACTCCCGGGGGGTAATTGGCGGGGCGCAGAAGTTTGGGCTGCTCGTTCAGGTACGGAAGTATATCAGCCCGGTCCCAGATATGATTTCCCGAGGTCTGGCAGTTTACCCCATACGAGAAGATTTTTCGTGACATCTCCGGCGTGATACCAAATCCGCCGGCGGCATTCTCGATATTGGCGATGACATAGTCAGCCCCAAACTTTTCTTTGAGTGACTTGCACATTTGAGAAAGGACAAACCGACCTGGTTTGCCCACCAAGTCGGCAAAAAATAAGACCTTTATGAGAGCCATCAAATTCTCCTATTTGGCAAATTCGGTGGCTCTGGTCTCACGAATCACAGTCACTTTTATCTGCCCGGGATATTCCATTTCCTGTTCAATCTTCTTGGCGATATCGCCCGCCAGAATCGTAGTCGCCAGGTCGTCTATGGTCTCGCACTCCACAATGACCCGTACTTCTCTTCCGGCCTGAATAGCAAAAGCCTTGGATACGCCTTTAAACGAATCGGCCAGCTCCTCCAGCTTTTCCAGTCGCTTGATATATGCTTCCAGCGGCTCCCGTCGCGCCCCCGGACGGGCTCCTGAAATCGCGTCAGCCGCCTGGACTAATACCGGGTAGGGGGTCTCCTGCGGGACATCACCGTGATGTGACGCCACGGCATTGACAATAATCGGGTTCTCCCCCAGGCGGGCAAGGAAATTGGCGCCGATTTCCGTATGCGTTCCTTCGGTTTCACGGTCAATCGCTTTGCCGACATCATGCAGCAGTCCCGAGCGTTTCGCCAGGTTGGGGTCAAGCCCCAGTTCCGCCGCCATTAACCCTGCCAGTATCGCTACCTCTTTGGAATGCTGCAGGACATTCTGACCGTACGAAGTTCTATATTTCAATTTTCCCAGAAGTTTAATAACTTCTGCATGAAGACCCTGAACGCCGACATCAAAAGCCGCCTGTTCGCCGGCTTCCCGAATCAGCATCTCCATCTCTTTCTGGGTTTTTTCCACAATCTCTTCTATCCGCGTCGGGTGAATTCTCCCATCGGTAATAAGTTTTTCCAGCGCCATTCGCGCCACCTCGCGCCGGATGGGGTCGTATCCTGAAAGTATTACCGCTTCCGGAGTGTCATCCACGATGACATCTATGCCGGTCGCTGTCTCAAAGGAACGAATATTCCGCCCCTCACGCCCGATAATTCTCCCTTTCATCTCTTCGTTGGGGAGATTCACCACCGATACCGTCGATTCCACCGCGTGGTCCGCGGCGCATCGATATATCGCCTGTATAATCAATTCTCGGGCTTCTTTCTCAGCGTTGCGCTCAGCGGTCTCTTTTATCTCTTTTATCATTGCCGCCGCTTCCACCTTCGCCTCGCTGATAAGATTTTCCTTCAGCTCCCGCTTGGCTTCTTCGGCGGTCATCTGGGCTATCCTCTCCAGTTTTTCATTCTGTACCTGAATCGCCTTCTCCAGCTCCTGTTCCCGCAACGTAATCCCCTTTTCTCTTCCACTCAGGGTCCGTTCCCGGAACTGAATATCCTTCTCCCGTTTGGCAAGTGATTCTAACCGCTTGTCAACGCTGCTTTCTTTCTCCTGTAGTCGTTTTTCGACCTTCTGGATATCGTTTCGTTTATTCTGAAGTTCCCTTTCAAAGTTGGACTTGGCTTTATACCATTCTTCTTTGGCTTCCAGAAGCGCTTCTTTCTTTTTTATTTCCGCTTCTTTTTCCGCCTCCGAAATAATCTTCTTGGAAAGTTCCTCGGCATTAGCAATCCGCGTATTGGCTATTCTTCGCAGGACCAGCCAGGCAACGGCAAACCCCGCAATTCCGGCCAGCACCGAAAACAGCACTATTAAAAGGGTGCCATTCATGCGACCTCCTCGCCTTCAATTGTGAAGGCAATCTATCTAAAAGTTCCGTCGATGAAAATGAAGATAATTAAATGAGATAGTTGAGGGATATCAGTCGGCGTCCCCTACCGGTAATTTGCTCTCCAGCAACTCAAGAATTGTTTTTGCCCGGTCCTCGACGCTGGATATTTTGTCCGATCGCTGCGCTTCAAGTTCAAGCAATTCTCCCGCAATATTTAAGGCGGCTAATACCGCCAATTTCTCGGGCGATCTATTTTTTGACTTGGAGGCTATGTCCCGCATCTTACGGTCAACATATTCGGCAACGCGCAAAATAAATTCGGGTTCGGCTGACCCCCGGATAGGATATTCTTCGCCTAAAATTACAACTTTTACAGTTTGTATCTTCTCTGATAAACCAGACATTAGAACTGTCTTTCTCAATTCTTCTCGAATTATCTTCTCGTTTATTTAAAAATACGATACCAAGATATTATTTACGGCACTAAAATCTGTCAACTAAAATATTGATACTTATGCTTGTTCCAGCATTCCCAGCTTGTCGAGGATATTCCCCAGTTTAGTCTTTATAGCATCGGCCCGCTCAGATTCCTTCCGCTCCAGTTCAGTCAGGCGCGCCTTTGCCTCGGCCAGTTCTTTTCCCAGGCGGTCCTTCTCGCTTTTCAGTATCTGATTCTCTTCCTTAAGCTTATCTATCAAGGCAACCGCCTTATTTATCCTTTCTTCCAGCCTTTCCAATGCATCCATATGGCTATCCTTCCCGAATCTCCGCCTTAAACTGATTCTTTAAGTAATCGGTGATTTTATCATATATTTCAGAAACTTCCTTGCTCTCCAAACTGCGCTCCGGGGAGCGAAAAGTAAGCGCAAACGCCAGCGACTTCTTCCCTTCGCCAACCTGTTTACCCCGGTAAAGGTCAAACAGCTCGACTTTCTCCAGTAGCGTTCCGCCGGTCGATTTAATCCCATGCATTAAATCTGCGACTTTGATAGTTTCATCGACAATCAGGGCAACATCCCGCGGCGCCGAGGGGAACTTAGGCAGCGGCCGGTATTCCGCTGACGGCAGACGGTTTCCCAGAATCGCGTCGAAATTTAATACCGCCGCGAAGGCGGACTGCTTGATGTCGAACTTCCGAAGAATATCAGCCGCGATTTCTCCCGCCCGGCCCACCTCTTTGCCATCTATCATCAGCGCGAAGGCAATCCCGGTTTCAAAGGGTAGCATATCCGTCGGATGAAATTCAATCTCCCGGAGAGCAATGGCGTCGGAAAGACCTTCTATCGCCCCCTTCAAATCAAAGAAGTCGTACTTCCGCTCCTTGCTAAACCAGTGCAGGGAAGAGTTTCCGGAGACAATTAGTCCCAGCTGCTCGGTTTCAAGGGGCGAAGCGCCCTCTGCCGCCGGATGGAACGCCTTTCCCAGTTCAAACAGCCGTATATCAAGATTTCGGTGGGCAAAATTGTGGGCGGTCGCGCGAAGAAGCGAGTACATCAGGCTATTCTGGAGCGCCGACATATCTTCCGCTATCGGATTTAAGATTTTCACCGACGGTGCGGCGCCGCTGACCGCTTCCAGCAGCCTTGGTTCGGCCATTCCGGAGCTGTAGATTTCATCATACCCCTGCGCAGTCATAATCTGTCGAATCGATTGCCGCAGGATATCATCCTCAGCCAGATGAGTGAAAAGTGGTCCAATATTCCGGTCCCCGGTCGGAATCTTATCGTACCCTTCAATCCTGGCAATCTCTTCAATCAAGTCAATCTCTCTGGTGACATCGGGACGGAAGGTCGGAACAAGCACTTCCATTGATTCGTCGCCCATCGGCTCAAACTCCAGCCCCTTAAGAATCTCTCTCATTCGCTCGGTCGTTATGCGGGTGCCTAATATCTTATTTACCCGCGCCGTTCTCAGTTTAATCTTGAGAGGGAAAATCTTTCGCGGATAGCAGTCGACTATCCCCTGAAGAATCTTGCCGCCGGCGTATTCCTGTATCAGGTAGGCGGCGCGGTTGAGCGCTTCGGTCACAATATTCGGGTCGGCGCCTTTTTCGAAACGGGTTGATGACTCGGTGGTGATTCCCAGTTTCTGACGGCTCCGGCGAATTGTGACCGGATTGAAATATGCCGATTCCAGCAAAATCTCAGTGGTGGAATCCGACACCTCCGAGTTCAGTCCCCCCATAACTCCGGCCGCAGCAACGCCCTGTTTACCGTCAGTAATAAGGAGAACTTCTCTATTCAATCGGTGCTCTTTTCCGTCAAGGGTGATGAACATCTCCCCTTCCTCCGCCCGGCGCACCAGGATTTCTTTACCGCCAAAGAGGCTGTAATCAAAAGCATGAAGGGGATGCCCCAATTCGAGCATCACTAAATTTGTAATATCGACGACATTTGAAATAGGGCGAATCCCTGAGACAAGCAGCTTCCGCTTTATCCACCATGGCGATGGTCCTATCTTCACACCTTTGATAATTCTTGCCGCATATCGAGGACAAGCCTCCGAGTCGGCGATAGATATCTTGACCCCTCTGTCAGCCCTCTCGCGGATTTCCTCCAGTATATATTCCGGCTTTCGAAGCCTCTTTCCAGCCAGTGCCGCCACATCCCGAGCTATCCCTACTGCCGACAGAGAATCTCCACGATTGGGGGTCAGGTCGAACTTAAGAACAAAGTCATCTATCCCGAGATATCGTGCCGCCGCTTCGCCTACCGGCGCGTTACTGTCCAGAACCATAATGCCGGAGTGGTCGTCAGAAAGCCCCAGCTCCCTTTCCGAGCAGATCATTCCAAACGACTCAACCCCCCGAATTTTCGCTTTCTTTATTTCTCCAACTCCTTTGAGGGTTGCGCCCACTTTTGCCAGGACCACTTTTTGTTCCGCCCGGGCGTTGGGAGCCCCGCAGATAACCTGAAGAATTTCGCCGCCTGCGTCAACTTTGGCGGTACTCAGATGGTCGCTCCCCTTGACCGGCTCAATCTCCACAATCTTGCCGACTACAAGATTTTCCAGACTGGCATCGATAAACGGCGCCGCATCCGCCTGCGTACCGCAAAGGGTAAGCCGTTCCGCCAGCTCCCTGGGCGCCCAGGAAATATTGACCAGTTCCTTTAACCAGTTATATGAAATCTGCATTAGCGAAACTGCCTGATAAAGCGAATATCATTTTCATAGAGTAATCGAATATCGGTAATCCGGTACTTCAGAAGCGCAATTCTCTCCACGCCCAGGCCGAAGGCATAACCGGTAAGTTTTTCAGAATCATATCCGACATTGCGCATCACATTCGGGTCAATCATGCCGCAGCCAAGAATCTCAATCCATCCTTCATACTTGCAAAGCTGGCATCCTTTCCCTTTGCATAGAAAACAGGTGATATCAACCTCCGCCGACGGTTCCGTGAAGGGGAAGAAACTGGGGCGGAAACGGAGTTTTAATGCTTCTCCGAAAAAATCCCGGCAGAAGGCTACCAGCACCCCTTTGAGGTCAGCCATAGTTATCCCTTCATCCACCAGGAATCCATCCACCTGATGAAATACGCAGTACGACCTGGTAGAAATCACCTCGTTGCGGTAGGTTTTCCCCGGGGTAATGACTTTTACCGGCGGCTGGCTTGATTCCAAAACTCTTATCTGGACCGGCGTCGTGTGCGTCCGCAATACCAGACCCCCGTCGAGATAAAAAGTATCCTGCATATCCCGGGCCGGGTGGTCGGGAGGAAAATTGAGCGCCTCAAAATTATAATAATCGGTTTCTATCTCTGGTCCCCGCGCTATGGAAAAGCCCATTCCGTAAAATGATTGACAGATCCGGTCAATTACGCGGGTGATAGGGTGCAGCGCCCCCTGTCTCTGTCGGATGCCGGGAAGAGTATAATCGAACGACGATGTTTGTTTGACCCCCTCGAATTTTTGGCGAGCGGTGCTGAGGGCTTCTTCCAGACGGAGCCGCGCCTGGTTGGCGGCCGCCCCGACCACTTTCCGGCTGTCTGGCGGCAAATCTTTGATGCCTTTGAGGACTGCCGTTATTGCCCCTTTGCGGCCAAGATATTTTATATCAATCGCCTCCAATTCCTGAGGCGAACGTGACCCCTCAATTGCCCTCAGAGCTTCCTGGAGAATGCCATCTATATGGTCAAGCCCGGACATTTATATATATCCGGGTCTAATTCTGTCGGGCCATTTCAGCCAATCGGCCGAAGGTGGCCGCATCGCGGGCGGCTATATCCGCCAGAATCTTGCGGTCAAGATTGACACCGGCTTTTTTCAATCCGCTGATGAAGGTGGAATAATTGATGCCATGCATCTTAGCCGCCGCCGAGATACGGGCAATCCAGAGATTACGGAATACTCTCTTTTTATTCTTGCGGTCGCGGTAGGCATAAGCCATCCCTTTATGCACCGTTTCGATTGCCGTCCGGTACAGCCGCGAGCGACCGCTGAAATTTCCTTTGGCCTTCTTAAGAATCTTCTTATGCCTTCTATGAGCGGCAACATTGTTCATTGCGCGTGGCATTGTTCAATCTCCTGAGTCAAATATAATATCATGCATACGGAATCAGCAGCCGGACTCGCTTATGGTCCGCCTTGCTCGTAATCGTCAACTTACGAAGCTTTCTCTTTCGCTTCGTTGTCTTCTTCGTCAAAATGTGCGTATGAAACGCCTTTTTCCTTTTAATCTTGCCCGTCGCGGTTTTCCGAAACCGTTTCGCTGCGGACCGATTTGTCTTTATCTTGGGCATTCTCTGGCCTCTTCGGTTTGGCTTTAATTGCCTGCGGCTTGGGATTCAGAATCACCGTCAGATTCCGCCCCTCCAGTTTCGCAGTCTGTTCTATCGTACTAATATCACTTAATTCCTGAACCACTCGTTCCAGAAGTTTATAACCGTATTCCGTGTGCGCCATCTCCCGGCCGCTGAACATCACGAAAGCCTTGACCTTACTTCCCTGCATCAGAAATTCACGAACATGCTTGGTCTTGAACTGAAAATCGTGCTCGTCAATCTTGGGACGATACCGCATCTCCTTCATCTGGACCACATGCTGTTTCTTGCGGGCTAACTTCGCCTTCTTGGCAAGCTCATACTTATACTTTCCAAAATCCATTATCCGGCAGACCGGCGGACGACTTGTGGGCGAAACCTCGACCAGATCAAGATTCGCTTCCCGCGCCCGCTCCAGCGCTTCCCGAATCGGTATTATCCCGATCTGCTCGCCGCTGGCTCCTATCAGCCGAACTGGCGATATCGAAATCTGCTCGTTAACCCGTATTCCTTTCTGGACTATATCTTCCTCCCTTATATTGCAGGCTCAATCGCCTTTTCCCGTATTTCGCTTTTCATCATATCAAGCAGCTTATCCAGCTCGAAACTCCCTTTGTCCCCTTTTCCATGTATCCGCAACGCCACCGAGCCGGAATCTTTCTCCTTGGCGCCTATTATAAGCATATATGGAATTTTCTGCAACTCCGATTCTCTGATTTTGTGCCCGATTTTTTCCGAACGGGCGTCCAATTCCGCCCTAATCGCATGCTCTCTCAACCGCAAGAGAACCTGTTCGCCGTAGGAATTGAATTCATCGGTTATAGGAAGCACCCGCGCTTGAATCGGCGCCAGCCAGAGCGGAAATTTGCCGGCGTAATGCTCAATCAGCACCCCGAAAAATCGCTCAATGGAGCCGAGAAGAGCCCGATGAATCATATATGGGCGCTTTAATTGCCCATCTTTGTCGGCAAACGACAGGTCGAATCGCTCAGGCAGATTGAAATCGAATTGAATTGTGGAGCACTGCCAGGAGCGTCCCAGGGCATCTTTTATCTTGATGTCAATCTTTGGCCCATAAAAGGCTCCGCCCCCCTGGTCAACCAGATATTTCAGCTCCAAAATCTCCAGGGCGCGCCGAAGCCCGCTCTCCGCTTTTACCCAATTGTCTTCGTTGCCGATGGCGCCGGCCGGACGAGTGGAAAGATATATATCATAATCCTTGAATTTGAACGGCTCCAGAATATGCAGGCAGAATTTTATCAGCCAGACCAGTTCATCTTCCATCTGGTCCGGCGCGACAAAATGATGCGCATCATCCTGGGTAAATCCCCGCACCCGCATCAAGCCGTGCAGTACCCCGGGCATTTCATACCGGTAAACCGTCCCCAGTTCGGCCCAGCGCAGAGGCAGTTCCCGGTAACTCCAGCGCCGCGATTTATACATCATAATATGAAACGGGCAATTCATCGGCTTTATCTGAAATTGAAGTTCATCCACGCTCATCGGATGATACATATTTTCACGATAGAATTCGGTGTGTCCCGAGCGCTTCCACAAATCGAGATTGGCGATATGAGGCGAATAAACAATATTGTAGCCGCTCTTAAAATGCTCCTCGCGCCAGAAATTCTCTATTTCGTTGCGCATCACCGCCCCCTTGGGGAGCCACAAAATAAGTCCGGCGCCGACCTCATTGGTAATATGAAACAGCCCCAGCTGTTTTCCCAGTTCGCGATGGTCCCGACGCTTGGCTTCCTCCAGACGAAACAGGTATTCATCGAGCATGCTCTTTTTGGGATACGAGACTCCATATATTCGCTGCAACATCCGGTTCTTTTCGTCGCCGCGCCAATAAGCGCCCGAGGAGGAGATTAATTTAAACGCCTTCACCACGCCGGTGTTCGGAATATGAGGACCGCGACAGAGATCTTCAAAACTGGAATGTTTATAGACGGAAACTCGCTCATCCAGAATATCCCGCTCCAGCATCTCGACTTTGTATGTCTCCCCTTTCCGGCGATAATGCTCAATTGTCTCCGCCCGGCTGACTTCTTCCCTCTGAAAAGACGCCTTCTCGTTTATTATTTCCGCCATCCGGGTTTCAATCTTCTGCAGATCTTCCGGCGAAAACGGCTTCTCCATTTCAAAATCATAGTAAAAACCTTCCTCTATCGGCGGACCGATTGCCAGTTTCACTCCCGGATAGAGTTCCTGAACGGCCTGCGCCATTATATGGGCGGTGGAGTGCCAGAATACCTGCTTTCCCTCAGGGGTATCAAAGGTCAGCACTTCAAATGGGGCGTCACTGTCTATCCGACAGGAAAGGTCTTTCACGGTACTGTTGACTTTAACTGCGATAGCCTCTTTTGCCAACCGGGACGAAATTGCTTCCGCAATCTCGCGTCCGGTGACTCCTTTTGGAAAGGGGCGCTCCGAGCCGTCCGGTAATCTTATCTTAATCTGCTCTGAACTCATTAATTATTATAATTATAAGCGGGAACAAACCATACTTAATACGGCTTATTTCCCGCTAAATATGGTGGGCGATACTGGAATCGAACCAGTGACCCCTTGCATGTCAAGCAAGTACTCTAACCATCTGAGCTAATCGCCCAATCATTAATCAACTATATTTGCTTAATTCGGCCGAATTCATTAAGCCTTAAAGTTTATATTCTAATATCGATAATGTCAAGCAAAATATTATAAGACAACAGACTAAAAGGGTTTCATTGAGACCCGCAGGTCGGCCCTTTCATTCTTTTATTTCCCGCCTCTGAAGAGATTTATGATTATGGTCAGAAGCAAGGAAATAAGAAGCATCGTAGCAATGGGGAAATATATCCGGAAATTGCCGGTCCGCCAACTCAGGTCACCCGGCAACCGCCCCAAAAACGGAATCTTTCCGGAAAAGAGAAGAATGATTCCGGTAATAATCAGCCCTATCCCCAACAATATCAAAATCTTGCCTGTTTGAATGTATTTCACGATAGAAATCTATCGATTTTTCGCCCTGCCGTCAATATCCCCCTTTCCCTTGCAGACACCCAAATAGTTCATTTCCCCTCAGAAAATTGTTGCGGGTAAAATCTCAGATGATATATTTGTAGGTGATTGTTACTTTTTTCACATATTGGCAGAGGTTTTTGGTATGCCGGAACATATGATTATTATTGTCGGCGCCGGGGTCATGGGACAAGGCCTGGCGGAGGCGATTGCCACTACTGGTCAGGAGGTAATCTTACTTGACCGGACTATCAAAATGGCTAAGGAAGGAATTGATAGAATTGGGGACAGTCTTGACCACGCCATTCAGCGCTGGGGGATGACTGCCTCCGACAAGAAGGCAATATTATCTCGCATCACCCCCTCGGCTGACCTGCAGGTTGCCAAAGAAGCTCATTTGGTTATCGAGTCAATACCGGAAAATATTCGCCTTAAGCGGGAACTGCTGGCAAAACTTGATGACCTCTGTCCGGAAGAAACCATTTTTATTACCAATACCGCCACCCTTTCAATTACGGAACTGGCCGCTGTTACCAACCGCGCCGACAGGATTATCGGCATGCATTTCTTGAATCCTGTTCCCAAGATTCCGGTGGTCGAAATCGTTCGCGGATTGAACACCTCCGACGCCACTTATCTTAAAGCCCGCGAATTTGCCGATATGCTTGGCAAGACGCCGGTGCTGGTGTATGAATACCCCGGTTATGTCACCAC from Candidatus Zixiibacteriota bacterium harbors:
- a CDS encoding TIGR00282 family metallophosphoesterase; its protein translation is MALIKVLFFADLVGKPGRFVLSQMCKSLKEKFGADYVIANIENAAGGFGITPEMSRKIFSYGVNCQTSGNHIWDRADILPYLNEQPKLLRPANYPPGVPGNGFLIDDINGTKLAILNLMGRTYMKEIDCPFRTADRELRKIRESTEIVIIDFHAEVTSEKQALAYYLDGKVSAIIGTHTHVQTADETVSERGTAYITDVGMTGPHDSIIGMEKAPSLERFLTGMPRRFACARNDIKISGAVVTIDTADGGAEHIERFKIDYSGESPKEDDVKGL
- the rny gene encoding ribonuclease Y; its protein translation is MNGTLLIVLFSVLAGIAGFAVAWLVLRRIANTRIANAEELSKKIISEAEKEAEIKKKEALLEAKEEWYKAKSNFERELQNKRNDIQKVEKRLQEKESSVDKRLESLAKREKDIQFRERTLSGREKGITLREQELEKAIQVQNEKLERIAQMTAEEAKRELKENLISEAKVEAAAMIKEIKETAERNAEKEARELIIQAIYRCAADHAVESTVSVVNLPNEEMKGRIIGREGRNIRSFETATGIDVIVDDTPEAVILSGYDPIRREVARMALEKLITDGRIHPTRIEEIVEKTQKEMEMLIREAGEQAAFDVGVQGLHAEVIKLLGKLKYRTSYGQNVLQHSKEVAILAGLMAAELGLDPNLAKRSGLLHDVGKAIDRETEGTHTEIGANFLARLGENPIIVNAVASHHGDVPQETPYPVLVQAADAISGARPGARREPLEAYIKRLEKLEELADSFKGVSKAFAIQAGREVRVIVECETIDDLATTILAGDIAKKIEQEMEYPGQIKVTVIRETRATEFAK
- a CDS encoding cell division protein ZapA, translated to MSGLSEKIQTVKVVILGEEYPIRGSAEPEFILRVAEYVDRKMRDIASKSKNRSPEKLAVLAALNIAGELLELEAQRSDKISSVEDRAKTILELLESKLPVGDAD
- the zapB gene encoding cell division protein ZapB, translated to MDALERLEERINKAVALIDKLKEENQILKSEKDRLGKELAEAKARLTELERKESERADAIKTKLGNILDKLGMLEQA
- the pheT gene encoding phenylalanine--tRNA ligase subunit beta, yielding MQISYNWLKELVNISWAPRELAERLTLCGTQADAAPFIDASLENLVVGKIVEIEPVKGSDHLSTAKVDAGGEILQVICGAPNARAEQKVVLAKVGATLKGVGEIKKAKIRGVESFGMICSERELGLSDDHSGIMVLDSNAPVGEAAARYLGIDDFVLKFDLTPNRGDSLSAVGIARDVAALAGKRLRKPEYILEEIRERADRGVKISIADSEACPRYAARIIKGVKIGPSPWWIKRKLLVSGIRPISNVVDITNLVMLELGHPLHAFDYSLFGGKEILVRRAEEGEMFITLDGKEHRLNREVLLITDGKQGVAAAGVMGGLNSEVSDSTTEILLESAYFNPVTIRRSRQKLGITTESSTRFEKGADPNIVTEALNRAAYLIQEYAGGKILQGIVDCYPRKIFPLKIKLRTARVNKILGTRITTERMREILKGLEFEPMGDESMEVLVPTFRPDVTREIDLIEEIARIEGYDKIPTGDRNIGPLFTHLAEDDILRQSIRQIMTAQGYDEIYSSGMAEPRLLEAVSGAAPSVKILNPIAEDMSALQNSLMYSLLRATAHNFAHRNLDIRLFELGKAFHPAAEGASPLETEQLGLIVSGNSSLHWFSKERKYDFFDLKGAIEGLSDAIALREIEFHPTDMLPFETGIAFALMIDGKEVGRAGEIAADILRKFDIKQSAFAAVLNFDAILGNRLPSAEYRPLPKFPSAPRDVALIVDETIKVADLMHGIKSTGGTLLEKVELFDLYRGKQVGEGKKSLAFALTFRSPERSLESKEVSEIYDKITDYLKNQFKAEIREG
- the pheS gene encoding phenylalanine--tRNA ligase subunit alpha, producing MSGLDHIDGILQEALRAIEGSRSPQELEAIDIKYLGRKGAITAVLKGIKDLPPDSRKVVGAAANQARLRLEEALSTARQKFEGVKQTSSFDYTLPGIRQRQGALHPITRVIDRICQSFYGMGFSIARGPEIETDYYNFEALNFPPDHPARDMQDTFYLDGGLVLRTHTTPVQIRVLESSQPPVKVITPGKTYRNEVISTRSYCVFHQVDGFLVDEGITMADLKGVLVAFCRDFFGEALKLRFRPSFFPFTEPSAEVDITCFLCKGKGCQLCKYEGWIEILGCGMIDPNVMRNVGYDSEKLTGYAFGLGVERIALLKYRITDIRLLYENDIRFIRQFR
- the rplT gene encoding 50S ribosomal protein L20 yields the protein MPRAMNNVAAHRRHKKILKKAKGNFSGRSRLYRTAIETVHKGMAYAYRDRKNKKRVFRNLWIARISAAAKMHGINYSTFISGLKKAGVNLDRKILADIAARDAATFGRLAEMARQN
- the rpmI gene encoding 50S ribosomal protein L35, which translates into the protein MPKIKTNRSAAKRFRKTATGKIKRKKAFHTHILTKKTTKRKRKLRKLTITSKADHKRVRLLIPYA
- the infC gene encoding translation initiation factor IF-3 yields the protein MREEDIVQKGIRVNEQISISPVRLIGASGEQIGIIPIREALERAREANLDLVEVSPTSRPPVCRIMDFGKYKYELAKKAKLARKKQHVVQMKEMRYRPKIDEHDFQFKTKHVREFLMQGSKVKAFVMFSGREMAHTEYGYKLLERVVQELSDISTIEQTAKLEGRNLTVILNPKPQAIKAKPKRPENAQDKDKSVRSETVSENRDGQD
- the thrS gene encoding threonine--tRNA ligase, which produces MSSEQIKIRLPDGSERPFPKGVTGREIAEAISSRLAKEAIAVKVNSTVKDLSCRIDSDAPFEVLTFDTPEGKQVFWHSTAHIMAQAVQELYPGVKLAIGPPIEEGFYYDFEMEKPFSPEDLQKIETRMAEIINEKASFQREEVSRAETIEHYRRKGETYKVEMLERDILDERVSVYKHSSFEDLCRGPHIPNTGVVKAFKLISSSGAYWRGDEKNRMLQRIYGVSYPKKSMLDEYLFRLEEAKRRDHRELGKQLGLFHITNEVGAGLILWLPKGAVMRNEIENFWREEHFKSGYNIVYSPHIANLDLWKRSGHTEFYRENMYHPMSVDELQFQIKPMNCPFHIMMYKSRRWSYRELPLRWAELGTVYRYEMPGVLHGLMRVRGFTQDDAHHFVAPDQMEDELVWLIKFCLHILEPFKFKDYDIYLSTRPAGAIGNEDNWVKAESGLRRALEILELKYLVDQGGGAFYGPKIDIKIKDALGRSWQCSTIQFDFNLPERFDLSFADKDGQLKRPYMIHRALLGSIERFFGVLIEHYAGKFPLWLAPIQARVLPITDEFNSYGEQVLLRLREHAIRAELDARSEKIGHKIRESELQKIPYMLIIGAKEKDSGSVALRIHGKGDKGSFELDKLLDMMKSEIREKAIEPAI
- a CDS encoding DUF2905 domain-containing protein, with the protein product MKYIQTGKILILLGIGLIITGIILLFSGKIPFLGRLPGDLSWRTGNFRIYFPIATMLLISLLLTIIINLFRGGK
- a CDS encoding 3-hydroxyacyl-CoA dehydrogenase NAD-binding domain-containing protein, whose protein sequence is MPEHMIIIVGAGVMGQGLAEAIATTGQEVILLDRTIKMAKEGIDRIGDSLDHAIQRWGMTASDKKAILSRITPSADLQVAKEAHLVIESIPENIRLKRELLAKLDDLCPEETIFITNTATLSITELAAVTNRADRIIGMHFLNPVPKIPVVEIVRGLNTSDATYLKAREFADMLGKTPVLVYEYPGYVTTRIIVPLLNEAMHVLMEGVSTADDIDTAMKLGYGFNVGPLALADMMGLDVVMSWMENLLAELSEHKYNPCPLLRKMVRAGQLGVKTGQGFFKYDKEGNRIPGEGSSFVGLRVEK